From the genome of Natrinema marinum:
ACACGGTCTCGAGGTCGTCGTCGACTGACTGGGTGTACGAGATGATGCCGTCGTCGTGGTCGATGCTCTCGTAGAACCATCGTCGCAACTTCTGGTCGTCCCGGAGCAGGTAAAAGAGGAACGTGAGCATGAGAAAGAACTGGGCGAGGATCGAAAAGGCGGTCCCCACGATCGACCGTAGCTGTCCGACGACGCTCGGCACGCCCTGACGGAGGGCGCTGCCGATCGAGCCGCCGGCTCCGCCCGTGATCGTCTCCCGAAGCCGACCGATGTTTCCCTCCTTGGCCAGCCGCAGATACGGCTGGAAGAGCGACCGGTACGCCTCGAGGTCGCTCGCGGCGAGGAACTGATCGAGTTCCCTGAGCGCGACGACGACCGCGTAGGCGACGACGGCCAGCATGGGGACGATGACGAACAGTATCGTGGCAGTCGCCGTCACGTTCGGATGGTCGACGTACCGCTCGAGGTGGCGGTAGAGCGGACGCGTCGCGTAGTAGACGAAGATCGCGAAGAGAAACGCCCCGAAGTATCTGTAGAGGGCGAGTCCGATCAGCGCTACGAGGACGACGCCGAGCACGACCCAGACGACGCGCTTGCCATCCCATTCGTCGAACACGCCCATGGTCTACTACACGGCCACGACTGGCAAAAACGCCGGTCTTGCCATCGAATGCGGTGATCGACGCGTGACTGTCGGGACGTAGTGACAGTCGTCCTGACGACGGATATCGGGACTGCCTGCGAGCCACCGGGTCGGGTCACTCGTCGATCTCGATCGGGTTCGGGAGCGGATAGAGGGTCGGGACCGTCTCGTCCTGCTCGACGGTCCGGACCGTTCGTCCGTCGACTGTGACGACGAAATCGGGCGCTGAGAGGGCTGTCGCGACGGTGAGACGGCTCTCGGCTCGGCAGCCTTCGGCGAGGGATTTCCCCCGATCCGTCTCGGTCGTTCGGAGCGCGATCTCGTAGGTGTCGGTCGATCGCCGGACGACATCGACATCCACCTCGGTTCCACGGGGATGGACGACCGTGGCGTTCAGCGTCGTCGTCCACGCCTCGCCGTTCGCGACGACGTGGAGCCAGCCGTCGTTCGCTCGCGGGCCGTCGTAACAGGACGGGCCGACGCTCGTGTAACTCGTCGGCGGGTCCGAGGCGTCCGGAGCCGATGCGTCGGAACTCATCACGATCCCGCCGACGACGCCCCCGATCAGCAGACCGACGACGAGGCCGAGAAGCAGCGGTCTCGACGGCGGAAAGTCGATCATCGACTCGAGCTAGGGATTCTGGTTAGTAAACATATCTGTTTTCCGACCCGACGGCGACACCCACCGTTTTGGGGATCGGCCCCGTCCGAGGGGTATGACGCGAACGGCCGTCATCGCCGGCGTCGGTCCCGGCCTCGGTGCATCGCTCGCGCGCAAATTCGTCGCCGAAGGCTGCGAAGTGGGACTGTTCGCCCGCTCTGCGGACTACCTCGAGGAACTCGCGGACGAACTCGGTGACGACGCCCTCGCGGTCCCGACGGACATCACGGACCCCGAGGCGGTAGCGGCCGGGTTCGAGGCAGTCCGCGATGCGTTCGGTCCCGTCGATATTCTCGTCAATCACGCCAGCGGCGGGTCCTGGTCGGGTCTGCGGGACATCTCGCTCGAGGCGTTCGAACGCGCGGTGCAAACGTCGGCCGCCGGTGCGCTGCTGTGCTCCCAAGAAGCCGTCGGCGACATGCTGGCCGGCGATGGCGGAACGATAGTCTTCACCGGCGCGACCTCGGCGGTCCGCGGCCGCGGCGGCGCGATCGGGTTCAGCGCGGCCAAGTTCGCCGTTCGGGGGATGGCTGAATCCATGGCCCGTGAACTCGGCCCCGAGGGGATCCACGTCGCCCACGTCGTGATCGACGGCGGGATCGAGACACCCTCGGTCCGCGAGTCCCGGCCCGACCGCGACGAAGCGGCGTTTCTCGACCCAGACGCCATCGCCGACTCCTACTGGCACCTCGTCGAGCAGGATCGGTCGGCCTGGACGCTCGAACTCGATCTCCGGCCGTACGTCGAGGAGTTCTGAGCCGTGCCCCGCCCTCCGGGCGAGCGCCTCGTCGGGGCCGAGGACGCCATTTTATTAGCGCAGCCTCGCTCGGTTCCAGTATGACCATCTACGAGAGCGACCTCCCCGGCGTCGGCAAGAAGTTCGAGGTCGAACTGGACGACGGCGAACGGCTCGTCATCGTGACCCACAACACTGGCAAGCGAGAGGTGTATCTGAAAGCGAACCCGGACGCGGACGGCGACAAGCTGTTCGAAGTCTCGGACCAGCTCGCCCGGAAGATCGGGACGATTCTCGAGGGAGCGTACTTCCAGCCGGTCGAGACCGAGCAGGTGGAGACGATGCTCGGCGACGACACGTTCCTCGAGTGGTACGGCGTCACTGGCGAGTCCGATATCGCCGGCGAGAGCCTCGCCGACGCGCGAATTCGCGAGCGGACGGGCGTCTCTATCGTCGCGATTCAGCGCGGCGACAACCTGATCTCGCCGCCGACGCCGGAGACGACCATCGACGCCGGCGACACGCTGGTCGTCATCGGCGACCGGGAGGACTGCGCCCAGTTCGAGGAGTTGCTCGGCGGCGGGACCGAATCGGAGTGATCGAGGCGCATGCACGCAGTCGGAGGTGACCGATAGTGGCGACCGAGACGGCACTCGTCGACGTCGGAATTCTCTTTACGGCGGTCGCGCTCGCTGGCGTACTGGCGAGCCGGCTCGATCAGTCGGTGATCCCGCTGTACATCCTCACCGGGATCCTCGTCGGCTCGAACGTCCTCGGCGAACTGCCCGCGCTGGCCGGCAGCGAGGTCGGGATCGGCGGCACCACCGTTACGGTTCCCGAACTGACCCTCGGCGGCGTGGACCTCCTCGCAGCGACGGGCGGCCTCGCGCTCACCGACACCGACTTCGTCGTCGTCGGCGCGGAGATCGGGATCGTCCTCCTGTTGTTCTTCCTCGGCCTCGAGTTCAACTTAGAGCGGCTGCTCGCGAGCCGGAACCGGATCGGGAAGGCGGGCACGGTCGATCTCGCCGTCAACTTCACGCTCGGGTTCGGGTTCGGCTATCTCGTCTTCGGCGGGCCGCTCGCGGCCGTGTTGACCGCCGGTATCGTCTACATCTCCTCGAGTGCGATCATCACGAAGTCGCTGCTCGATCTGGGCTGGATCGCCAACGACGAGGCCGAGCCGCTGCTGGGGATCCTCGTCTACGAGGACCTGTTCATCGCGGTCTATCTGGCGATCGTGTCGGCGCTCGTCCTCGGGGGCGGCGATGTCGCGACGGCCGCTGGACAGATCGGGATCGCGATCGGCGTCATCCTCGCCTTGCTCGCGCTCGTCTCGTACGGCACCGGCTTCTTCCAGCGGTTC
Proteins encoded in this window:
- a CDS encoding AI-2E family transporter; the protein is MGVFDEWDGKRVVWVVLGVVLVALIGLALYRYFGAFLFAIFVYYATRPLYRHLERYVDHPNVTATATILFVIVPMLAVVAYAVVVALRELDQFLAASDLEAYRSLFQPYLRLAKEGNIGRLRETITGGAGGSIGSALRQGVPSVVGQLRSIVGTAFSILAQFFLMLTFLFYLLRDDQKLRRWFYESIDHDDGIISYTQSVDDDLETVFVSNLAVIAVAASVAAVTFYGLNVLSSSGAVVATPILLSLLIGIGTLVPAVGMKIVYVPYGLLLVGAAVATPTPFWHPVAFLVLTFVVVDTIPDFFARSYLSARSGVHMGLVLLGYFLGTLAFGWWGLFFGPIVVVLAVHFADQRFPDLASTFLES
- a CDS encoding SDR family NAD(P)-dependent oxidoreductase, with the translated sequence MTRTAVIAGVGPGLGASLARKFVAEGCEVGLFARSADYLEELADELGDDALAVPTDITDPEAVAAGFEAVRDAFGPVDILVNHASGGSWSGLRDISLEAFERAVQTSAAGALLCSQEAVGDMLAGDGGTIVFTGATSAVRGRGGAIGFSAAKFAVRGMAESMARELGPEGIHVAHVVIDGGIETPSVRESRPDRDEAAFLDPDAIADSYWHLVEQDRSAWTLELDLRPYVEEF
- a CDS encoding cation:proton antiporter regulatory subunit; its protein translation is MTIYESDLPGVGKKFEVELDDGERLVIVTHNTGKREVYLKANPDADGDKLFEVSDQLARKIGTILEGAYFQPVETEQVETMLGDDTFLEWYGVTGESDIAGESLADARIRERTGVSIVAIQRGDNLISPPTPETTIDAGDTLVVIGDREDCAQFEELLGGGTESE
- a CDS encoding cation:proton antiporter, encoding MATETALVDVGILFTAVALAGVLASRLDQSVIPLYILTGILVGSNVLGELPALAGSEVGIGGTTVTVPELTLGGVDLLAATGGLALTDTDFVVVGAEIGIVLLLFFLGLEFNLERLLASRNRIGKAGTVDLAVNFTLGFGFGYLVFGGPLAAVLTAGIVYISSSAIITKSLLDLGWIANDEAEPLLGILVYEDLFIAVYLAIVSALVLGGGDVATAAGQIGIAIGVILALLALVSYGTGFFQRFLDADTNEFVVVRALGVTILVAGIAYALGVSEAVAAFFVGMAFSGTDHVHDLERLLEPLRDAFAAIFFVWIGLVTDPGLFSPSVLATIAAAAILTAPTKIVSGYLGGKIYDLDDRRSLRVGLGMATRGEFSLIIASLALSGAGTGLAAGTAETIYAFAVGYVLVMSVLGTSLMGYSSRIEPVVVGVLERRRVGSAQPAEE